GCCTCTGCGCCTCCATCGTCGCTGTGTGAGAGGCCACAGGACACTCTGGCCCGGATGCCCGGCAAGGCCTGTCCGTTCTGGTCGTAGGCCAGACCTTTCACACTGCTGGAGCCAATGTCAATGCTGAGCACAATGGGTTCAGATCGGATGTACATGCATGCCTCTGGTCATCACTTTCTTTCCTGCGCTTTTTTGAGGGCCTGATCAATCTTGTTGATGCGCCTGCTTGAAAAAGGTTCGCCCAGCACATGCAGGGAGGCCACCAGGGCGTCCACAATGCAGAGCTGTGCGAGTCGGGAAGCCACATGTTCTGGCCTGTAAGGGCTTTCGGTGGCAGAAACAGTCAGGGTGTGGTGGGCCAGACGGGACAGGGGCGTGCGTCCGAGACCAGAAAGGGCAATCACCTGTGCACCATTGTCGCGGGCCAGTTTTGCAGCATTCAGAACTTCTGCCCGGTTGCCCGAGTAGGAAATGGCGAAGGCCACATCGGCAGGTTCCAGCAGTGCGCAAACCTGCGTCATGTTGTAAGTGTCAGTGTGCACCCCACAGAGCAGCCCCAGCTTGAGGAACTTCTGGTGGGCATCCTGGGCGATGATGGCAGAGGCCCCCACCCCCAGAAACTCGATGCGTCTGGCCTGAGAAAGCACATCCACCGTTTTAGCAAATGCATCTTTCTCAAGATGCTCCAGGGTGTCCGAGAGGGAGGTGCTGCTGGACTCAAACACCTTCTGCAGGATCTGCTCCGGGGCATCGAAAGGCTGGATCACCTGCTGTGAGGCGTCCCGGTCACTGCTGGCCAGGGTGCGGGACAGTTTCAGTTTGAATTCCTGATAGCTTCTGAAGCCCAGGCCCTGCACCAGTCTGACCACGGTGGCCTCGCTGGAGTTGGACACAGCAGAGAGATCTGCGATGGTCCAGTGCAGAAATTCCTCCGGGTTGGCCAGGATGGTGTCAATGATCCGCACACTGGCAGCCCCGACCTCTTCACGCATGACATGGAGCTTGCGCAGCAGGGGGGGCAGATGGGCTGGAAAGGATTGCGACATCAGGGCTCCTTCGGAAGTGCAGACCGCAGGTGGTTTGATTCATTCTAAGGCTTCACCTGCAAAACACCTGCATCAAAATGAAGCAAAAATTCCTGCAAAACCCGTGCAAAACTTCAGCCAGGGCCAGACCGGGGTTGCTGCAATGGAGTGTTGATGGAGGACCACAAGACCAGGAAACATGGCTCGAAAAGCAAAACCTGCTGTTGAAGCCAGATGATCAGCACAGAAAACGATGAAACAAAACCATCATTTTTCTTCTGTTTTTGTGAAGCATTGTTGCGTTTTCAGGGCATGAAGATGCAACATCAGCGGGCTTGCGGTGCTGCATCTCCTGTGGCGATCAGGCCGATCAGGGCGTCCAGGGTGAGAGCAAGCAGGGCAGCACAGAGGGCTCCCACCATCACGAGGCCTGTGTTCTGCTGGGACAGACCATTGATGATTGGGGACCCCAGACCACCTGCACCCAGCGCCGCTCCGATGGTTGCAGTTCCAACGTTGTACACGGTGCTGGTGCGAATTCCTGCGAGCAGCACGGGCATGGCCAGTGGGAACTCGATGCGCAGCAGTTTCTGCAGTCCGGTCATGCCGGTTCCGGTTGCTGCGTCCAGCACCCCTTCATCCACACTGAGCAGGCCCGCGATCCCATTGGAGATCACCGGAACGAGACCGTACAGGATCAGGCCCAGCAGGGTCGGATAGACCCCAAATCCGAGTGCTGGAACGGCAAGAGCCAGAATCGCCAGGGTGGGGACCGTCTGGCCCAGTCCGGTCAGGGTTTCTGTGAGGCGCAAAAAGGACTGGTTGTGTGGGCGGGTCACGAAGACAACCAGTGGCAACGCCAGCAGCAGGATGATGCCCTCGGCCAGCAGCACCAGAAGCAGGTGGTCCAGGGTAAGCTGCCAGAGGGGTCTGTCTGTTTCGGGGGGTGTCCCGGCAGACAGTGGAGCCAGCAGTCGGGGCAACAGGCCTGGAATCAGGGCCACCAGCAACAAGGCAGACCAGATGAGTGCAGTGAAAGGGCTTCTCCGTGCAACCCTTTTCACTTCTGGCTCCTCTGCAGATGCAGCAGATCGCTGTAGTGCACCACACCCAGCACTCCACTGTGGTCTTGCACGGCCACAGCATCCACACCATCCCGGAGCATCACCGACAGGGCCAGCCTGGCATGGTCACTGGAGGAAAGCACCGGGGCCCCCTCCAGATGCCCGGGTTTCACCAGTTCAGCAAGGGAAATGCCTGCAAGCTGGGTGAGCACAGCATCTTCCCCCATGAACCTGCGCACAAACGGACTGGCAGGCTGATGAATGAGTTCATCAGGCGTCCCAAACTGCTCCAGGCGGCCTTCATTCATCAGGGCAATGCAGTCTGCCATCAGAATGGCCTCGCTGATGTCGTGCGTCACCATGACAATGGTTTTGGAAAGGCGTTTCTGGATGTCCAGAAATTCCAGTTGCAGTTTCTCTCTGGCAATGGGGTCCAGGGCACCGAAAGGCTCATCCATCAGGAGAACAGGAGGGTCTGCAGCGAGGGCACGGGCCACCCCCACCCGTTGCTGCTGCCCTCCGGAAAGTTCTGCAGGTTTCTTGTCCCGGAAGAGGTCAGGATCAAGACCCACCAGTTGCAGAAGTTCATCCACCTTCTGACGGGTCTGTTTTCGGTCCTGCTTTAAAAGGTCAGGCACCGTGGCGACGTTCTGCCCAATGGTCAGGTGGGGAAAGAGCCCAATTCGCTGGATCACGTAACCCATGTTGCGGCGCAGCACCTCGGGCCGGATGCCCAGCACGTTCTGACCGTTCAGGGAGATGCTGCCTGCGGTGGGTTCAATCAGGCGGTTGATCATCCTCAGGGTGGTGGTCTTTCCACACCCTGATGGCCCCAGCAGGGCAGTGATTTTGCCTGCCGGGAAGGTGAGGGTCAGGTCCTCCACTGCGGTGCGCTCCCCGTATTTTTTCTGCAAGCCTTTCAGTTCGATCATGTGGTCCTTCCCAGTTTTGTTCCAAGCAGTTGCTCCAGGGCACGCAGCAGCACATCGGCCAGCACGGCCAGCAGACACGCTGGGATGGCCCCCAGCAGAATCAGATCTGTAGCCCCTCCCTGCAGCCCTTTGAAGATGTACACGCCCAGTCCTCCTGCTCCGATCAGGGCAGCAACACTGGTGACACCAATCAGGAGGACCATCGCCTGACGCACCCCGGCGAGCCACACCGGCAGTGCCAGAGGGAGCTCTACCCTCCAGAAACGCTGGGTGTCAGTCATGCCCATGCCACGGGCAGCGTCCAGCACGCCCTCATCCACACCCCTGAGGGCCACCACCCCGTTTCGCAGCAGAGGGAGCATGGCGTACAGGGTAAGGGCCACCAGGGCAGGTGTGGTCCCGATGCCGCTCACCCCCGCAGCCCGCAGGCCGGGAACATGGTCCGCAAGCCATGAAAGGGGGGCAATCAGAAGGCCCAGCAGGGCGAGACTGGGTACGGTCTGGAAAGCTCCGGCCAGTCCGAGGGTGAAGGCTGCTGCCTTCTCATTGCGGCTGGACCACACAGCAAGCGGTCCACCGACCAGGGTGGCCACCAGCAGGGCTGAGAGCGTCAGCCTGAAGTGCTGCCCGAGTTCTGCGAGCCAGCGTTCCCCTTCGTTGCGGCCCTCGACCAGCACGCTCCAGCTGTCCAGCTGATGGGTCAGGTAAAGCAGGACCACCACAGGAACCCACAGCCACGCCCAGAGTTGCCGCCTTGAAGGGAGGGCCAGACTGGAGACGTAAAGGGCCATGCCTGCACCCACCATCCACAACCAGAAGCCTGTGCTTGCACTCACCCTGGCGATTTCAGACTGGCCCAGAAGATCGTGACGGGTGAGGAGTCCAAACAGAAAAAAACCACCTGCCAGCGCAAAGCTGGCAGGCAACCAGAGCCATCTGGGCCGGAAAAAGCCGACGGCTGCGAGAACAGAAAGCAAAGCCCCTCCAAGCCACTGGTGCTGCGCGGCCAGCATGTGAAACTCGGGAAGGGCAATGCGGTTGGGTCTCAGACCTGTCCACGGCAGAAAGAGGGCTGCCGCGAGCAGGGCCAGCGGAAGCAGAAGGGTCCTGAAATCAAAGGTGTGCTTCATGGGTCAGGCAAAAAGCCAGGGGAGCATGCTCCCCTGACCCCTCTGGCGTTACTTGATGATGCCTTTGCTCTTCAGGAAGGCTGCTGCCACATCACGGGCAGGCTTCCCTTCTACGGCAATCTGGGCGTTCAGTTTCTGGATGCCCGACTGGTTCAGCGTCCTGAAAGCCTTGTTGAGCAAAGTCTGGATTTTGGGGTTGGCCTTCAGCACTTCTGTGCGGATGATGGGTGCTGGCTGGTACACCGGCTGGGCATTTTTGGGGTCTTTGAGCACCACCAGATCCAGCGCAGCAATGGTCCCGTCGGTGCCGTAGGCCATCGCTGCATTCACACCGTTCTGCCCACTTGCTGCAGCCTGCTGGGTTTGCAGAGGGGTGGCTCCGGCCAGCAGCAGCTTCTGGTCTGCTTTCAATTTGAAGCCATAGGTGTTTTCAAAGAGCTGGAATGCGTCAGGACGGTTGAAGAACTCCGGGCTCCCGGCCACCTTGAGGTTGCCGCCTTTGTTCAGGTAGCCTGCCAGATCGGCATAACTGGAAAGTTTATTGGCCCTGGCAAACTTGGCAGGGAGGGCCAGTGCCCAGGTGTTGTTCACGTTGGCAGGATTCAGCCAGGTGATGCCGTTTCTGGCATCCAGGTCTTTTGCCAGCTTGTGAATCACTTTGGGATTCTGTGCATTCTCGCTGCTGATTTTGGCTTCCGGGAAGAGGTAGACGGCATTTCCGGTGTACTCGGGGTAAACGTCAATTTCTCCAGACAGGATGGCTTTACGGGCCACTCCGGTGTCCCCGAGGCTGGTTTTGTCGGTGACGTCAAATCCGGCGTCTTTCAGGGTCAGCAGGATGATCTGCCCCAGAAGTTGTGCTTCGGGGTCCAGCTTGCTCGCCACAACAATCGGTTTGGCAGAAGCCTGTGCGGCAAGGGCAAAAGCGGCAATCAGTAAAACACTTTTCTTCATGATTCTCCTCCAGCAGGACAGATACGGCTCAGAACAAAATGGGGTTCAACGTTTGAGTGAGGTGCGAATGGCCAGCCAGGGTCGGTCCGCACTGAAGTCATAATACTTGGTGCTGACCAGTTGCAATGTTCCCTGAATTCCACCTTTCAGGAGGCCATTGTGCAGTCGAATCCCCTGGTAATAATGCGGTGACAGGTGCTGGGAAGCGCGCTGGTGGTGGGCGCTGTGCTGCCAGTACCCCATGTGAGACAGGTCTTTCAGGACCACCAGGTTCAGCCAGTTGAAGGGATCGAGTTGCCGTGAGCTGTAACTCAGAATGGCAGGTGAGGGTTCCTGTCTGAGCGCCTCCACCAGCTTTGCATCGATGGCACTGAGTTCCTGCCGGATGTCAGCGGGCGCATCTGGCCTCAAAATGGAACGGAATCCCACAAAGGCAAGCTCAGGGAGGTTTTGCAGGGCATGAGGATCAAAAAC
This sequence is a window from Deinococcus cellulosilyticus NBRC 106333 = KACC 11606. Protein-coding genes within it:
- a CDS encoding MurR/RpiR family transcriptional regulator gives rise to the protein MSQSFPAHLPPLLRKLHVMREEVGAASVRIIDTILANPEEFLHWTIADLSAVSNSSEATVVRLVQGLGFRSYQEFKLKLSRTLASSDRDASQQVIQPFDAPEQILQKVFESSSTSLSDTLEHLEKDAFAKTVDVLSQARRIEFLGVGASAIIAQDAHQKFLKLGLLCGVHTDTYNMTQVCALLEPADVAFAISYSGNRAEVLNAAKLARDNGAQVIALSGLGRTPLSRLAHHTLTVSATESPYRPEHVASRLAQLCIVDALVASLHVLGEPFSSRRINKIDQALKKAQERK
- a CDS encoding ABC transporter permease; translated protein: MKRVARRSPFTALIWSALLLVALIPGLLPRLLAPLSAGTPPETDRPLWQLTLDHLLLVLLAEGIILLLALPLVVFVTRPHNQSFLRLTETLTGLGQTVPTLAILALAVPALGFGVYPTLLGLILYGLVPVISNGIAGLLSVDEGVLDAATGTGMTGLQKLLRIEFPLAMPVLLAGIRTSTVYNVGTATIGAALGAGGLGSPIINGLSQQNTGLVMVGALCAALLALTLDALIGLIATGDAAPQAR
- a CDS encoding ABC transporter ATP-binding protein, which encodes MIELKGLQKKYGERTAVEDLTLTFPAGKITALLGPSGCGKTTTLRMINRLIEPTAGSISLNGQNVLGIRPEVLRRNMGYVIQRIGLFPHLTIGQNVATVPDLLKQDRKQTRQKVDELLQLVGLDPDLFRDKKPAELSGGQQQRVGVARALAADPPVLLMDEPFGALDPIAREKLQLEFLDIQKRLSKTIVMVTHDISEAILMADCIALMNEGRLEQFGTPDELIHQPASPFVRRFMGEDAVLTQLAGISLAELVKPGHLEGAPVLSSSDHARLALSVMLRDGVDAVAVQDHSGVLGVVHYSDLLHLQRSQK
- a CDS encoding ABC transporter permease — encoded protein: MKHTFDFRTLLLPLALLAAALFLPWTGLRPNRIALPEFHMLAAQHQWLGGALLSVLAAVGFFRPRWLWLPASFALAGGFFLFGLLTRHDLLGQSEIARVSASTGFWLWMVGAGMALYVSSLALPSRRQLWAWLWVPVVVLLYLTHQLDSWSVLVEGRNEGERWLAELGQHFRLTLSALLVATLVGGPLAVWSSRNEKAAAFTLGLAGAFQTVPSLALLGLLIAPLSWLADHVPGLRAAGVSGIGTTPALVALTLYAMLPLLRNGVVALRGVDEGVLDAARGMGMTDTQRFWRVELPLALPVWLAGVRQAMVLLIGVTSVAALIGAGGLGVYIFKGLQGGATDLILLGAIPACLLAVLADVLLRALEQLLGTKLGRTT
- a CDS encoding ABC transporter substrate-binding protein, with protein sequence MKKSVLLIAAFALAAQASAKPIVVASKLDPEAQLLGQIILLTLKDAGFDVTDKTSLGDTGVARKAILSGEIDVYPEYTGNAVYLFPEAKISSENAQNPKVIHKLAKDLDARNGITWLNPANVNNTWALALPAKFARANKLSSYADLAGYLNKGGNLKVAGSPEFFNRPDAFQLFENTYGFKLKADQKLLLAGATPLQTQQAAASGQNGVNAAMAYGTDGTIAALDLVVLKDPKNAQPVYQPAPIIRTEVLKANPKIQTLLNKAFRTLNQSGIQKLNAQIAVEGKPARDVAAAFLKSKGIIK